A DNA window from Xyrauchen texanus isolate HMW12.3.18 chromosome 6, RBS_HiC_50CHRs, whole genome shotgun sequence contains the following coding sequences:
- the LOC127645405 gene encoding nuclear receptor-binding protein 2-like isoform X1 — protein sequence MTMSVPERISGSGGKEEESEDESEILEESPCGRWQKRREQVSQGNVPGIESAYLAMDTEEGVEVVWNEVQFSDKKVFKSFEDRIKEMFENLMQVEHPNIVKFHKYWLDMRESRARVIFITEYMSSGSLKQFLKKTKKNHKTMNVKAWKRWCTQILSALSYLHSYDLPIIHGNLTCDTIFIQHNGLIKIGSVWHRLFVNVFAEAIHGNVHQHRDEMRNQHFFAPEYGLAEDDYAIDIFSFGICALEMAVLEIQANGDTAVSKEAVDHAGQSLEDPLMREFIQSCVLTEAKTRPTAHDLLFHRVLFEVHSLKLLSAHCFINNQYLLPENCVEEKTKSYDPNGIMAQINHRDRPGVHLKYSHVSPLELDKFLEDVKNGIYPLMNFASQRPHPVPRALSFSQEQMETVKTPTPEPQETETRKVVQIHCNLEANEEGTRSHLSLFLKMDDRLHRQLSCDVIPSDSSKDLASELVHHAFISEEDCEKLACFLEGALCMHWSGTSNSPTAMTVMY from the exons GTCAGCCAGGGAAACGTCCCAGGCATTGAAAGTGCGTACTTGGCTATGGACACTGAGGAGGGGGTGGAGGTGGTGTGGAATGAAGTGCAGTTTTCAGACAAGAAGGTTTTCAAGTCCTTTGAG GACAGGATTAAGGAGATGTTTGAGAACCTGATGCAGGTGGAACATCCAAACATTGTGAAGTTTCACAAGTACTGGTTGGATATGAGAGAGAGCAGAGCAAGG GTGATTTTTATCACAGAGTATATGTCATCTGGCAGCCTCAAGCAGTTTTTGAAGAAGACAAAGAAAAACCACAAAACTATGAATGTGAAG GCGTGGAAGCGTTGGTGCACACAGATCCTGTCTGCGCTCAG TTACCTACATTCATATGATCTGCCCATTATCCATGGTAACCTGACCTGTGACACCATCTTTATCCAACACAATGGGCTCATAAAAATTGGCTCAG TCTGGCACAGGCTGTTTGTAAATG TATTTGCTGAGGCTATTCATGGGAATGTGCACCAGCATAGAGATGAAATGCGAAACCAGCACTTTTTTGCTCCAGAGTATGGCC tTGCTGAAGACGACTACGCCATTGATATATTTTCATTTGGGATCTGTGCCTTGGAG ATGGCAGTATTGGAAATCCAGGCCAATGGAGACACTGCAGTTTCGAAAGAGGCCGTAGATCATGCTGGACAGTCACTTGAGGACCCTCTCATGAGG GAATTTATCCAATCGTGTGTGCTCACAGAAGCTAAGACGAGACCCACAGCTCACGACCTGTTGTTCCATAGAGTATTATTCGAAGTCCACTCCTTAAAATTGCTTTCCGCGCACTGTTTTATCAATAATCAGT ATCTCCTTCCTGAGAATTGTGTGGAAGAGAAGACTAAATCTTATGATCCTAATGGCATCATGGCACAGATCAACCATCGAGACCGACCTGGAGTTCATCTGAA GTATTCCCACGTTTCTCCCCTGGAGCTGGACAAATTCCTTGAGGATGTAAA GAACGGCATATACCCTCTTATGAACTTTGCTTCCCAGCGACCTCATCCTGTCCCCCGCGCACTCTCTTTTTCACAAGAACAGATGGAGACTGTTAAGACCCCAACCCCAGAACCACAGGAGACTGAAACCAGAAAG GTTGTCCAGATCCACTGTAATTTGGAAGCAAATGAAGAAGGCACAAGAAGTCAT ctctctctttttttaaagatggATGACCGGCTTCATCGCCAACTTAGCTGTGATGTTATACCAT ctgACAGTTCCAAAGATTTGGCTAGTGAGTTGGTTCACCATGCTTTCATTAGTGAG GAAGACTGTGAGAAGTTGGCATGTTTTCTTGAGGGTGCATTATGTATGCACTGGTCAGGGACATCCAACTCCCCTACTGCCATGACTGTGATGTACTAA
- the LOC127645405 gene encoding nuclear receptor-binding protein 2-like isoform X2 — protein sequence MQDRIKEMFENLMQVEHPNIVKFHKYWLDMRESRARVIFITEYMSSGSLKQFLKKTKKNHKTMNVKAWKRWCTQILSALSYLHSYDLPIIHGNLTCDTIFIQHNGLIKIGSVWHRLFVNVFAEAIHGNVHQHRDEMRNQHFFAPEYGLAEDDYAIDIFSFGICALEMAVLEIQANGDTAVSKEAVDHAGQSLEDPLMREFIQSCVLTEAKTRPTAHDLLFHRVLFEVHSLKLLSAHCFINNQYLLPENCVEEKTKSYDPNGIMAQINHRDRPGVHLKYSHVSPLELDKFLEDVKNGIYPLMNFASQRPHPVPRALSFSQEQMETVKTPTPEPQETETRKVVQIHCNLEANEEGTRSHLSLFLKMDDRLHRQLSCDVIPSDSSKDLASELVHHAFISEEDCEKLACFLEGALCMHWSGTSNSPTAMTVMY from the exons ATGCAGGACAGGATTAAGGAGATGTTTGAGAACCTGATGCAGGTGGAACATCCAAACATTGTGAAGTTTCACAAGTACTGGTTGGATATGAGAGAGAGCAGAGCAAGG GTGATTTTTATCACAGAGTATATGTCATCTGGCAGCCTCAAGCAGTTTTTGAAGAAGACAAAGAAAAACCACAAAACTATGAATGTGAAG GCGTGGAAGCGTTGGTGCACACAGATCCTGTCTGCGCTCAG TTACCTACATTCATATGATCTGCCCATTATCCATGGTAACCTGACCTGTGACACCATCTTTATCCAACACAATGGGCTCATAAAAATTGGCTCAG TCTGGCACAGGCTGTTTGTAAATG TATTTGCTGAGGCTATTCATGGGAATGTGCACCAGCATAGAGATGAAATGCGAAACCAGCACTTTTTTGCTCCAGAGTATGGCC tTGCTGAAGACGACTACGCCATTGATATATTTTCATTTGGGATCTGTGCCTTGGAG ATGGCAGTATTGGAAATCCAGGCCAATGGAGACACTGCAGTTTCGAAAGAGGCCGTAGATCATGCTGGACAGTCACTTGAGGACCCTCTCATGAGG GAATTTATCCAATCGTGTGTGCTCACAGAAGCTAAGACGAGACCCACAGCTCACGACCTGTTGTTCCATAGAGTATTATTCGAAGTCCACTCCTTAAAATTGCTTTCCGCGCACTGTTTTATCAATAATCAGT ATCTCCTTCCTGAGAATTGTGTGGAAGAGAAGACTAAATCTTATGATCCTAATGGCATCATGGCACAGATCAACCATCGAGACCGACCTGGAGTTCATCTGAA GTATTCCCACGTTTCTCCCCTGGAGCTGGACAAATTCCTTGAGGATGTAAA GAACGGCATATACCCTCTTATGAACTTTGCTTCCCAGCGACCTCATCCTGTCCCCCGCGCACTCTCTTTTTCACAAGAACAGATGGAGACTGTTAAGACCCCAACCCCAGAACCACAGGAGACTGAAACCAGAAAG GTTGTCCAGATCCACTGTAATTTGGAAGCAAATGAAGAAGGCACAAGAAGTCAT ctctctctttttttaaagatggATGACCGGCTTCATCGCCAACTTAGCTGTGATGTTATACCAT ctgACAGTTCCAAAGATTTGGCTAGTGAGTTGGTTCACCATGCTTTCATTAGTGAG GAAGACTGTGAGAAGTTGGCATGTTTTCTTGAGGGTGCATTATGTATGCACTGGTCAGGGACATCCAACTCCCCTACTGCCATGACTGTGATGTACTAA